The Hemiscyllium ocellatum isolate sHemOce1 chromosome 39, sHemOce1.pat.X.cur, whole genome shotgun sequence genome contains a region encoding:
- the LOC132834314 gene encoding zinc finger protein 235-like isoform X1 — protein sequence MDRVWEMDRGTEARTMGVMKEPEILIDEQSASSGMPESSQLPLGILGGHGFWCMTCGKGFKWRCLLNVHLRIHTGEKPFECLLCMKRFSKSNELRVHQRIHTGEKPFECVVCKKRFYRSSHLSRHQQFHTGEKKFECQVCTKRFFTSSHLTRHQRIHTGEKPFECHDCSKRFNSPSELTVHQRVHTGEKPYECVDCKKRFNRPGDLTVHRRIHTGEKRLECPECKKQFSRPSELVVHQRVHTGEKPFKCSVCKKCFYTSSHLIQHQGIHTGEKPFECPLCKKRFYRSSNLTRHQRGEGHNEKGWPNGTCANREKRRAWKEKLKGSESSEVAMATPSLCIPGVKEGKDFHCTVCGKRFRWPSLLDTHLRVHTGEKPFECTFCTKRFCTSNGLRMHQRTHSA from the exons GTTTGGGAAATGGACCGGGGTACAGAGGCACGAACCATGGGAGTGATGAAAGAACCTGAGATACTAATTGATGAGCAGTCTGCATCATCTGGAATGCCCGAGTCCAGCCAGCTTCCTTTGGGAATCCTAGGAGGGCATGGCTTTTGGTGCATGACATGTGGAAAAGGTTTCAAGTGGCGCTGTCTTCTGAATGTCCATCTGCGGATACATACAGGGGAGAAACCTTTCGAGTGTCTCCTATGCATGAAGCGCTTCAGCAAGTCTAATGAACTGCGAGTCCATCAGCGCATTCACACTGGTGAGAAACCTTTTGAATGCGTTGTGTGTAAGAAACGCTTTTACCGTTCCAGCCACCTAAGCAGACACCAGCAGTTCCATACGGGGGAGAAGAAGTTTGAGTGCCAAGTTTGTACAAAACGCTTTTTTACCTCCAGCCACTTGACCCGGCACCAGCGCATACACACTGGTGAAAAGCCTTTTGAATGTCATGACTGCAGCAAGCGTTTCAACAGCCCTAGTGAATTAACGgtgcaccagcgagttcacactggtgAGAAGCCATATGAGTGTGTCGACTGCAAGAAACGTTTCAATCGACCCGGTGACCTGACAGTACATCGACGGATCCACACTGGTGAGAAGCGGTTAGAATGCCCAGAGTGCAAAAAACAATTTAGTCGACCCAGTGAGTTGGTTGTCCatcagcgggttcacactggggagaaaccctTCAAGTGTTCTGTGTGCAAAAAATGCTTTTATACGTCCAGTCACTTGATCCAGCACCAAGGAATCCATACTGGTGAGAAGCCCTTTGAATGCCCTCTTTGTAAGAAACGCTTCTACAGATCCAGTAATCTGACTAGGCACCAAAGAGGAGAAGGACACAATGAGAAAG GTTGGCCAAATGGGACATGTGCAAACAGAGAGAAGAGAAGGGCCTGGAAGGAAAAATTGAAAGGTAGTGAATCATCTGAAGTGGCGATGGCTACTCCCAGCCTGTGCATACCTGGTGTCAAGGAGGGAAAAGACTTCCATTGTACTGTGTGTGGGAAAAGGTTTCGCTGGCCCAGCCTCCTGGATACACACCTGCGTGTTCATACGGGAGAGAAACCATTTGAATGCACTTTTTGCACAAAACGTTTCTGCACTTCCAATGGGCTGCGAATGCATCAGCGAACCCACAGTGCATAG
- the LOC132834314 gene encoding zinc finger protein 235-like isoform X2 — MDRGTEARTMGVMKEPEILIDEQSASSGMPESSQLPLGILGGHGFWCMTCGKGFKWRCLLNVHLRIHTGEKPFECLLCMKRFSKSNELRVHQRIHTGEKPFECVVCKKRFYRSSHLSRHQQFHTGEKKFECQVCTKRFFTSSHLTRHQRIHTGEKPFECHDCSKRFNSPSELTVHQRVHTGEKPYECVDCKKRFNRPGDLTVHRRIHTGEKRLECPECKKQFSRPSELVVHQRVHTGEKPFKCSVCKKCFYTSSHLIQHQGIHTGEKPFECPLCKKRFYRSSNLTRHQRGEGHNEKGWPNGTCANREKRRAWKEKLKGSESSEVAMATPSLCIPGVKEGKDFHCTVCGKRFRWPSLLDTHLRVHTGEKPFECTFCTKRFCTSNGLRMHQRTHSA, encoded by the exons ATGGACCGGGGTACAGAGGCACGAACCATGGGAGTGATGAAAGAACCTGAGATACTAATTGATGAGCAGTCTGCATCATCTGGAATGCCCGAGTCCAGCCAGCTTCCTTTGGGAATCCTAGGAGGGCATGGCTTTTGGTGCATGACATGTGGAAAAGGTTTCAAGTGGCGCTGTCTTCTGAATGTCCATCTGCGGATACATACAGGGGAGAAACCTTTCGAGTGTCTCCTATGCATGAAGCGCTTCAGCAAGTCTAATGAACTGCGAGTCCATCAGCGCATTCACACTGGTGAGAAACCTTTTGAATGCGTTGTGTGTAAGAAACGCTTTTACCGTTCCAGCCACCTAAGCAGACACCAGCAGTTCCATACGGGGGAGAAGAAGTTTGAGTGCCAAGTTTGTACAAAACGCTTTTTTACCTCCAGCCACTTGACCCGGCACCAGCGCATACACACTGGTGAAAAGCCTTTTGAATGTCATGACTGCAGCAAGCGTTTCAACAGCCCTAGTGAATTAACGgtgcaccagcgagttcacactggtgAGAAGCCATATGAGTGTGTCGACTGCAAGAAACGTTTCAATCGACCCGGTGACCTGACAGTACATCGACGGATCCACACTGGTGAGAAGCGGTTAGAATGCCCAGAGTGCAAAAAACAATTTAGTCGACCCAGTGAGTTGGTTGTCCatcagcgggttcacactggggagaaaccctTCAAGTGTTCTGTGTGCAAAAAATGCTTTTATACGTCCAGTCACTTGATCCAGCACCAAGGAATCCATACTGGTGAGAAGCCCTTTGAATGCCCTCTTTGTAAGAAACGCTTCTACAGATCCAGTAATCTGACTAGGCACCAAAGAGGAGAAGGACACAATGAGAAAG GTTGGCCAAATGGGACATGTGCAAACAGAGAGAAGAGAAGGGCCTGGAAGGAAAAATTGAAAGGTAGTGAATCATCTGAAGTGGCGATGGCTACTCCCAGCCTGTGCATACCTGGTGTCAAGGAGGGAAAAGACTTCCATTGTACTGTGTGTGGGAAAAGGTTTCGCTGGCCCAGCCTCCTGGATACACACCTGCGTGTTCATACGGGAGAGAAACCATTTGAATGCACTTTTTGCACAAAACGTTTCTGCACTTCCAATGGGCTGCGAATGCATCAGCGAACCCACAGTGCATAG